In the Topomyia yanbarensis strain Yona2022 chromosome 3, ASM3024719v1, whole genome shotgun sequence genome, one interval contains:
- the LOC131686777 gene encoding protein transport protein Sec61 subunit alpha-like, with product MGIKFLEIIKPFCSILPEIAKPERKIQFREKVLWTAITLFIFLVCCQIPLFGIMSSDSADPFYWIRVILASNRGTLMELGISPIVTSGLIMQLLAGAKIIEVGDTPKDRALFNGAQKLFGMVITVGQAIVYVMTGMYGDPAEIGAGVCLLIIIQLFVAGLIVLLLDELLQKGYGLGSGISLFIATNICETIVWKAFSPATVNTGRGTEFEGAVIALFHLLATRQDKVRGLREAFYRQNLPNLMNLLATVLVFAVVIYFQGFRVDLPIKSARYRGQYSSYPIKLFYTSNIPIILQSALVSNLYVISQMLAVKFHGNFLVNLLGTWADVSGGGPARAYPIGGLCYYLSPPENLSHIATDPIHAVLYIVFMLGSCAFFSKTWIDVSGSSAKDVAKQLKEQQMIMRGHRENSMIHELNRYIPTAAAFGGLCIGALSVIADFMGAIGSGTGILLAVTIIYQYFEIFVNEQSEMGGMGTMLF from the exons ATGGGAA TTAAATTCTTGGAAATCATTAAACCGTTTTGCAGTATCCTGCCGGAAATTGCAAAACCGGAACGAAAGATCCAGTTCCGGGAGAAGGTGCTATGGACGGCCATTACCTTGTTCATTTTTCTGGTCTGCTGTCAGATCCCGCTGTTCGGTATTATGAGCTCGGATTCGGCCGATCCCTTCTACTGGATTCGTGTTATTTTGGCTTCCAATCGAGGCACGCTGATGGAGCTGGGAATTTCACCGATTGTGACGTCTGGTTTGATTATGCAGCTGCTGGCCGGAGCGAAGATTATTGAGGTCGGTGATACACCGAAGGATCGGGCTTTGTTCAACGGGGCACAAAAACTGTTCGGTATGGTTATTACCGTTGGGCAGGCTATCGTTTACGTCATGACCGGAATGTACGGTGATCCGGCGGAAATCGGTGCCGGAGTGTGTTTGCTTATCATTATTCAACTCTTCGTGGCTGGGTTGATTGTGCTGTTGCTGGACGAACTGCTGCAGAAGGGATATGGACTTGGATCAGGAATTTCGCTGTTTATCGCAACCAACATCTGCGAAACGATTGTGTGGAAAGCATTCTCGCCAGCTACGGTTAACACCGGTCGTGGAACAGAGTTCGAAGGTGCTGTGATTGCACTGTTTCATCTATTGGCTACCCGTCAGGATAAGGTGCGAGGACTGCGCGAGGCATTCTACCGTCAGAATCTTCCAAATTTGATGAACCTGTTGGCAACCGTGCTCGTCTTTGCGGTGGTCATATACTTCCAGGGCTTCCGAGTGGATCTACCGATCAAGTCGGCCCGCTATCGCGGTCAGTACAGCAGCTATCCGATCAAACTGTTCTACACGAGCAACATCCCGATCATTCTGCAGTCGGCACTGGTTTCCAATCTTTACGTCATTTCACAG ATGTTGGCGGTAAAATTCCACGGCAACTTCCTGGTCAATCTGCTGGGAACCTGGGCCGACGTTAGCGGCGGTGGACCGGCTCGTGCCTACCCGATCGGAGGTCTCTGCTACTATCTGTCGCCACCGGAGAACTTGTCGCACATCGCAACCGATCCGATTCACGCCGTGCTTTACATCGTCTTCATGCTGGGCAGTTGTGCATTCTTCTCCAAGACGTGGATCGACGTTTCCGGCAGTTCGGCCAAGGATGTCGCCAAGCAGCTGAAGGAACAGCAGATGATTATGCGTGGTCATCGGGAGAATTCGATGATCCACGAGTTGAATCGGTACATTCCGACGGCGGCTGCGTTTGGTGGGCTGTGTATCGGAGCGTTGTCGGTGATTGCGGATTTCATGGGTGCGATTGGATCCGGAACCGGTATTCTGCTGGCCGTGACTATCATCTATCAGTACTTTGAGATTTTCGTTAATGAGCAGAGTGAAATGGGCGGTATGGGAACGATGTTGTTCTAG